One Pararge aegeria chromosome 4, ilParAegt1.1, whole genome shotgun sequence DNA segment encodes these proteins:
- the LOC120637581 gene encoding GTPase-activating protein: protein MKEINSYGFNMADETRKVRVEERLKIKIGEAKNLPARNNGAACHRDIYCVLSLDQEEIFRTSTMERTLNPFFGEEFQFEVPRRFRYLSIYVFDRDKHLKQDKVLGKVAIKREDLQRYNNKDHWFALRPVDADSEVQGKAYIELTLEDSRKRLRMDPKPPDPDPNADNCSTKTKGNNLTRLSEYCKESMRFGTSSSSTNKKLSTVATEPALALSRSESLKDRAQWAVRTKPPMHAMSESDASPTPTAADYWSDPERHCAARVGPDTIRLRVLECSELTTKNGQCDPFALVTLLYSNGRRVERRTKPRKKTVNPQFDEIFCFDLVMEADPKDKDGSQTAGVACEARVSVWHDAATPVFLGEVRLQLRQPAPSPLCAWYFLRSRAGGALSRGATPPGTRLSAAGSAALGSLRLLLQYTVDHVFPLHHYTELEELFLRSVQQKPITASAVYILGEIVSSKTDAAQPLVRLFTHHDLIVPIVKELANAEISVLTDATTIFRGNTLVSKMMDEAMRLTGAAYLRGVLRPTLAAVLAERRPCEIDPARVKPAAAIAANLANLKDYVERVFAAITSSYASCPSAMCRLFDALRQCAVRHFPANAEVRYSVVSGFIFLRFFAPAILGPRLFDLTTEQIDPQTNRTLTLISKTIQSLGNLVSSRSAQQVCKEEYMAELYRSFCTPRHVHAIKQFLEIISTSSDTPNNSIQEAPVLLKEGTMIKRTEGVRGNGSPRRRWARTGHAHCKRRHFRLTSGELSWSRCGAKGVGARGAHRLALAGVLSVLPVDCPPAGAPLDANNIFQIVHRERVLFVQASNCVERAEWLRLLSALCRHSLAPPHKGYYADCKWTCCGRTEPDAEGCGGNGGNGEAESSGGPASLALRLDPARDLQRLHALLVAHVHRLDERLHRPMDDTSPEEREAEAVTLRELQKIMFDLEHRHCIYRRSLARETKYGSKQAPIGDDNYLQLAGAAGNADSGSWFWRPWRGGSSPTIDLDGKTLPLQTSPDVCSSTESLKLARLGDERSSGKSTKSAGSGYLTMSCIKHEPSEDSDASADRPARPPKPARLSPSRAPHTPAATSPLCEYVDVELKPPLRRPRPDLAFLSSQLKRLENDVTIRCKEYELMSNFMSHTQASDDDAPPAVPPRGNAARVRLQPKLIDIDVSKSDEHSTFKHDAICGSTTSLPEGARSEVRGTHGESGESRPASKIDTVSNDDSLLDELQRDTYCVLKVCEDETPDLDAMENKCEEPTAVKEKEECGMFSRISLQRKSNPIKTQSGSIKPLKTSNSTSNVHDAGSHSSRPLAERLTPFFLKKKPKPPEDAQSSKSTRKEDNLIGRLTPRFGQSRLYGRGQSLELTPSESRTKRIERSATTVNIPTRPMNSSIVANLKFLTLHRYGAQDDVQCHAFVRNPEEEGGAAEGEDGGWRRARGPMLAATTDIRL, encoded by the exons tccatttttcGGCGAGGAATTCCAGTTCGAAGTACCACGAAGATTCAGATACCTTTCCATATACGTGTTCGATCGTGATAAGCATCTCAAACAAGATAAGGTGCTTGGGAAGGTCGCGATTAAACGCGAAGATTTGCAGCGATACAACAATAAAGACCACTGGTTCGCATTGCGACCGGTGGACGCTGACTCCGAAGTTCAGGGCAAGGCATATATTGAACTCACCCTGGAGGATTCCAGAAAAAGGTTGCGAATGGACCCAAAACCACCCGACCCGGACCCGAATGCCGACAACTGCTCGACGAAGACGAAAGGAAACAATCTCACCAGGCTATCAGAATATTGTAAAGAGAGTATGAGGTTCGGAACTAGTTCTAGCTCTACAAACAAAAAGCTCAGTACAGTCGCGACAGAGCCAGCGTTGGCTCTCTCACGATCTGAGAGTCTAAAGGATCGCGCGCAGTGGGCGGTACGGACGAAACCTCCAATGCATGCGATGTCAGAATCTGACGCATCACCCACACCCACCGCAGCCGACTACTGGTCGGACCCAGAAAGACATTGTGCAGCTCGCGTCGGCCCTGACACAATCCGGTTAAGAGTCCTCGAATGTTCGGAGCTCACCACAAAGAATGGCCAGTGTGATCCCTTTGCTCTCGTTACGTTATTATATTCCAACGGGCGAAGAGTTGAGAGACGTACAAAACCTAGAAAGAAAACTGTCAACCCCCAGTTCGATGAAATTTTCTGCTTCGATCTCGTGATGGAAGCCGACCCAAAGGATAAGGATGGTTCACAAACA GCAGGAGTAGCCTGTGAAGCGAGGGTTTCCGTTTGGCACGACGCGGCCACTCCAGTATTTCTTGGCGAAGTTCGGTTGCAATTAAGACAGCCCGCACCTTCACCACTATGTGCTTG GTACTTCCTGCGGTCCCGTGCGGGAGGTGCGCTGTCGAGAGGCGCAACGCCTCCTGGCACACGGCTGTCTGCAGCTGGTAGCGCCGCACTTGGCTCACTGCGGTTACTGCTGCAGTACACGGTCGACCACGTGTTCCCGCTGCACCACTACACGGAGCTCGAGGAGCTCTTCCTGCGCAGCGTGCAACAGAAG CCAATCACAGCGTCTGCTGTATACATTCTCGGGGAGATCGTATCGAGCAAGACGGACGCGGCACAACCCTTGGTGCGGCTGTTCACGCACCACGACCTCATCGTGCCAATTGTCAAAGAGCTCGCCAACGCCGAGATTTCAGTACTCAC tgATGCGACGACAATCTTCCGCGGCAACACGTTGGTTTCAAAGATGATGGACGAAGCGATGCGGCTGACTGGCGCGGCGTACCTGCGTGGCGTGCTACGGCCAACGTTGGCTGCCGTCTTGGCCGAGCGGCGGCCTTGTGAAATCGACCCCGCACGGGTTAAACCCGCCGCAGCGATCGCCGCAAACCTAGCCAACCTCAAGGACTACGTCGAACGG GTGTTCGCAGCGATCACGTCGTCGTACGCATCGTGCCCGTCCGCAATGTGTCGCCTGTTCGACGCGTTGCGGCAGTGCGCGGTGCGACACTTCCCCGCTAACGCGGAGGTCCGCTACTCTGTCGTCTCCGGCTTCATCTTCCTGAGGTTCTTCGCACCCGCCATACTCGGACCTCGACTCTTTGATCTCACCACGGAACAAATT GATCCCCAAACGAACCGGACGCTGACATTGATCTCGAAGACCATCCAGTCGCTGGGTAACCTCGTGAGCAGCCGCTCTGCGCAGCAGGTCTGCAAGGAGGAGTACATGGCAGAGCTGTACCGCAGCTTTTGCACTCCCAGACAT GTGCATGCGATAAAACAGTTCCTAGAAATAATATCTACAAGTTCAGACACTCCGAATAACAGCATACAAGAGGCGCCGGTTTTACTCAAGGAGGG GACGATGATCAAGCGAACGGAAGGCGTGCGCGGAAACGGCTCTCCGCGCAGGCGTTGGGCGCGCACTGGGCATGCGCACTGCAAGCGGAGGCATTTCAGACTCACCAG TGGAGAGTTATCGTGGTCAAGGTGCGGCGCGAAGGGTGTGGGTGCACGCGGTGCGCACAGACTGGCGCTGGCCGGTGTACTCAGCGTTCTGCCTGTTGACTGCCCTCCCGCTGGCGCACCGCTGGACGCCAACAATATATTCCAAATCG TGCACCGGGAACGCGTGCTGTTCGTGCAGGCCAGCAACTGCGTCGAGCGTGCCGAGTGGCTGCGACTGTTGTCCGCGCTGTGCCGCCACTCGCTCGCGCCTCCGCACAAAGGGTACTACGCAGACTGCAAGTGGACGTG TTGCGGACGTACGGAGCCTGACGCAGAGGGTTGCGGCGGTAATGGCGGTAACGGCGAGGCTGAGTCTTCAGGCGGCCCGGCCTCGTTAGCCCTACGGCTGGACCCCGCGCGCGACTTGCAACGCTTGCACGCACTGCTTGTCGCACACGTGCACCGGCTCGACGAACGCCTTCACCGTCCGATGG ATGACACGAGCCCCGAAGAACGCGAGGCTGAAGCGGTCACGTTACgtgaattacaaaaaattatgtttgacCTCGAACACCGGCATTGTATATATAGAAGATCGTTAGCTAGAGAAACAAAATATGGCAGCAA GCAAGCGCCGATCGGAGACGACAACTACTTGCAACTGGCGGGGGCCGCGGGGAATGCGGATAGCGGCTCGTGGTTCTGGCGGCCGTGGCGCGGCGGATCCTCGCCCACCATCGACCTGGACGGCAAGACGTTACCGCTGCAGACCTCGCCCGACGTGTGCTCCAGCACCGAGTCGCTCAAGCTGGCGCGCCTCGGAGACGAGCGCTCCTCGGGAAAGTCCACCAAGTCGGCCGGCAGCGGCTACCTCACCATGTCCTGCATCAAGCACGAGCCCTCCGAGGACAGCGACGCCTCCGCCGACCGGCCGGCGCGCCCGCCCAAACCCGCGCGCCTGTCCCCGTCCCGCGCGCCCCACACACCCGCCGCTACCTCGCCGCTGTGCGAGTACGTGGACGTCGAACTCAAGCCGCCTCTCAGACGGCCCAGGCCGGACCTCGCGTTCCTCTCGTCCCAACTCAAGCGACTCGAGAACGACGTCACGATCCGCTGTAAAGAGTACGAGCTCATGTCTAACTTCATGAGCCATACGCAAGCGTCCGACGACGACGCCCCGCCGGCGGTGCCTCCGCGGGGCAATGCGGCCCGCGTGCGCCTGCAACCTAAACTGATAGATATTGACGTCTCAAAGTCTGACGAACATTCGACGTTCAAGCACGATGCTATATGCGGATCGACCACCAGTCTGCCGGAGGGCGCTCGGTCGGAAGTACGGGGGACGCATGGGGAGAGCGGCGAATCTCGGCCTGCGAGTAAAATCGACACCGTGTCGAACGACGACAGCCTCCTCGACGAACTGCAACGCGACACTTATTGCGTATTGAAAGTGTGCGAGGATGAAACTCCGGATCTAGATGCGATGGAAAATAAATGCGAGGAGCCTACGGCGGTCAAAGAGAAGGAGGAATGTGGGATGTTCTCGAGGATAAGCCTGCAGCGAAAATCTAATCCGATCAAAACACAATCGGGCTCGATTAAACCGCTAAAGACGTCCAACTCGACCTCAAACGTGCACGACGCCGGCTCGCATTCTTCCCGGCCGCTCGCGGAGCGGCTGACGCCGTTTTTCCTAAAGAAGAAGCCGAAACCCCCGGAAGACGCCCAAAGCTCGAAAAGCACACGAAAAGAGGACAACCTTATTGGTCGACTGACGCCGCGTTTCGGCCAGTCCAGGCTCTACGGGCGCGGACAATCCCTTGAACTCACGCCATCAGAGAGTCGAACGAAACGCATCGAGCGCTCCGCCACCACGGTCAACATTCCAACGAGACCGATGAATTCGTCCATCGTGGCGAATCTGAAGTTTTTGACACTGCATCGATACGGTGCACAGGACGACGTGCAGTGCCACGCGTTTGTGCGGAACCCGGAGGAGGAGGGCGGTGCGGCTGAGGGGGAGGATGGGGGGTGGCGGCGCGCCCGCGGCCCCATGCTCGCCGCAACCACTGACATTAGACTGTGA